A stretch of the Longimicrobium sp. genome encodes the following:
- a CDS encoding alpha/beta hydrolase translates to MLKYEAAVPPDVQDGAPLVVLLHGRGSDRFDLLSLAPHLAPGAVVVTPEAPHSGTPWGYGPGWAWYRYMGGTLPEPQSFEVSQQALAEFLAEIPSRLPVRTGPLV, encoded by the coding sequence ATGCTGAAATACGAAGCCGCCGTTCCGCCCGACGTCCAGGACGGCGCCCCACTGGTGGTGCTGCTGCACGGGCGCGGGTCGGACCGGTTCGACCTGCTGTCGCTCGCCCCGCACCTGGCGCCGGGCGCCGTCGTAGTCACGCCGGAGGCGCCACACAGCGGAACGCCGTGGGGATACGGGCCGGGGTGGGCGTGGTACCGGTACATGGGCGGCACCCTGCCCGAGCCGCAGTCGTTCGAGGTGTCGCAGCAGGCACTCGCGGAATTCCTGGCCGAGATCCCCTCGCGGCTTCCGGTCCGCACGGGGCCGCTGGTG